A segment of the Candidatus Zixiibacteriota bacterium genome:
AAAAGTAGATTAGACGCTCGTTTCGGGGTGTAGCGCAGCCTGGCAGCGCGCATGCTTTGGGAGCATGATGTCGGAGGTTCAAATCCTCTCACCCCGACCATATCAGTCTGGACGAAACCCAGATATCATCCTTCTACAATTTCACCATAGTGAAAAAGAGACGCGACGAGTTCATGACCTCAAGAACCCCGGTGTTAAGTTGCCTCACTTGCAGCCGTGTTCTGTCAAATCGGGCCAGTCGGGTACCTGCGGGTTCGGGTATTTCGTATCCATATACTTGTGCCACTCTTGCTCGACCGTAGCAACATCTTTTCCAAAAACATCTTCAAAGCCTTCATAACGATCCATCCAAAGGTGGTGGAAATGCTCCATTCCGTATTGATCCAGGATGAATTGCACAAAGCTCGCCATCAGTATGTTTCCAATCATTTCCGGATACTGACTGAAATCAATTGCCAGAGAATCGAGCGGGACCGAGTCTTCTGTGTTCTTTAGAATGTGTGCTGCAAGTTCCGCCGGTTTGTAGCCATTGCAAGGTATATCAGCGTAGGTCGCCAGTCCTTCTGACAACCATGCTTGTGACGTTGGATGATTCCATTCCCATCCTCCCCACACGTCCAAAGAGATTATGTGCATGATTTCGTGCGAGTCATGTCCATTTACTTCGCTGTTTAGAGTTACCAGGATAGTCTTGCTTACGTGGGATGATATAGCTCTGTCTGGATACGAACTAATCTCCTTGACTTGATCCTGGGAGTCGCAATAGAAGAAATCAATAACCTTATCATATTCTTCTACTCCAAGTAGAGCCAGGTGTGATGCCAGATAAGCTTCGTTCTTTTTAATTAGAGTTTCAATGTCACGTTCCGCAACTGATCCAGGCAAATAGTAAGTTCGAAAGTGTTTTGATGACTTCGATTTCCAATTGAAGTTCTCATTATTGAGAGCGCGAGCGGTCATACCTACGGGTTTATTTTCATTCGCTCCATTATCCAGCAATAGTTGAACCATGTCCACATTACCGGTTGCACGAGCTAAATACAGCGGTGTATACGCATAACAATCCAAATTCTCAATATCAGCCCCTTTATCCAACAGGAACTTTACAAGTTCCTGTTTGTTTTCTTGAACTGCTATAGAAAGCGGTGTTCGCCCATAACTATCCGAAATTTCAATATCAGCCCCTTTTTCCAACAGAAACTTCACAACTTCCTGTTTGTTTCTGAAAACTGCCATAATAAGCGGAGTAAATCCACCTTGGTTTTGGGCGACTTGGGTATTGATGTTTTGCCCTCTATCCAGTAAAAGATCGACAATCTCAACTGATCCACCCATGGCCGCATAGTGTAAAACACCGTTTTCATTTATATTTAGAATGTCAACATCAGCACCTCTTGATAACAGCATCTTAAAGATTTCAGAATGCCCTCGGATGGCTGCACCCATAAGCGGAGTGTCTCCATCAACATCAATTGCTTCCAAATCGGCTCCCCTATCCAAAAGCAACTCAACAATTTGAAGGTGTCCGTTTTCGGCGGCAAAATGCAGGGCTGTCGAACCTCGGTCATTCCTTATTCCTATGGTGGTTGTATCCCTATCAAGGGTAGTTTGGACTAATTCCAGATCGCCTGATCTGGATGCTTCGAGAATATCATTTGTTGTCGTCTCAGCCATTGCGGCAGAGAAACAAATGAAAAGTATAACTGTTATCAGGAATACTGTGATTCGCATAAGTTTCCTCGCAAAGTAGTGGATAATTCATCTCGTCTTGTTATACTGTAAATTGACGCAAGAGTTCCCCGCCTGTTAATTCCAAATTACTGTACAGGTATCTGACAACAAACGTGAAGTAGAGTTGCTAAATTCCAACACAATCTTAGCACGCGTGCTTTCGACCTATTGGGAGACAATACGGGACTACAGGTTCATATCCTCTCACCCCGATTTTGTTAACTGTCATAACCGAGCATATCATCTCTCCTCGAATGTTCACCATTGCGAAATGGAGCAGCCGAAAAACCAGCCCAATCTCAGCACAGGCCACTTCATTTGTATGAAGACGTACAATTGGAAATTATAGCCAGTGAAGCAAAAATGTCCTGAAGATAATACTCAGACATATATTGTTCTAACAAAAGGACCAATGATTCAATGCTATGGGAAAGTTGGGAAAATCGGAGCCAGCAGGACAGGCTAAATGTATCTGGCTAACGGCACCAAAATCAGCTTTAAATAAGTGTTTATCTGGGTTATAATTGTTTGACATTATGGTATTGACAAATTATACTGTCGCCATGGATATATCAATACATGAGAGCCCACACTTTTTTCACATTCCGGTCATGGGCACCGGATTTAGTATTGACACCCCTTTGAAAGTAGCGAAATACGGCATTTCTTCGGTAGTATCAATCGTTGACGATGCTCTCATTGAGCAGATGAGGAGATTTCATTGCAGAAGTCTTGGTCTGCAATACATAGAAATACCTGACAGTGATGAAGACACCAGGGCTAACCGTATCACCGCTTACCTGGAATTATTGGACGAGTTAATCCGTAACCAGGTCAGAGAACTGCAATCCTCCCCGTTTGTGCCAGGAAGCAATATTACACGCTATTTTGAGATGCTTCCAGACTCACCACTCAAGGAATCCTATTCTGAAATGCTCACGGAATCAGAACCGGTAGAAAAGGCCAGGATGCAGGATGCTCTGCGTGGCCTTGCGATGCCAGGCAGCATCGATGTGAACATCATGACTAAGGTAGACCGTGATGTTTACCGGAATGGAAAAAAACTACCGCCGGAATTTTCTAAAGCCATGGCTGCGTTGCGAGGTTACGCCAAAAGCTCGTTACGATCATCCATCATTCTCTCCGCGGGGATTAATCAACGCCTTTTTGGTTACCTCGCAAGATTTGAAGATTTCTTCCCGGATGACAAGGATATTCTCCGTAAGAAAATCATTTTGAAGGTAAGTGACTTCCGTTCAGGCATGGTCCAGGGCAAGTATCTGGCGAGGAGAGGGCTGTGGGTTTCAGAATACAGGATTGAATCCGGACTCAATTGTGGAGGCCACGCCTTCGCAAGCAAAGGATACTTGATAGGTCCTATTCTGGAAGAGTTTGGGCGCAAGAAAACGGAATTGATTGATCACCTCCACGAAGTATACAACAAAGCACTTGCCAGAATGGAACGTGCCCCGGTTCAGTCACCACTCGAGGTACGCATCACGGTGCAAGGCGGAATAGGCACCGCCGATGAAAACAGGTTCCTCCTGGAGCACTACGGAGTCGATGGCACAGGCTGGGGAACGCCCTTCTTGCTGGTGCCGGAAGTAACAAATGTTGACGAAGTTCACCTGGAAAAGCTGTCAGCAGCCGGTGACAGCGATGTATATCTGAGCGAATGCTCACCCCTAGGTGTCCCTTTCTGGAGCCTGCGCAACTCAGCGAGCGAAGAAACTCGCCGTCAACGGATCAGTGCGAATAAGCCTGGCAGTCCATGTCCGAAAGGCTATCTCAAGTCCGACACCGAATTCACTCAGGTCCCAATCTGCAGAGCTTCGCGAATCTATCAAAAGCGCAAGCTGGAGCAGTTATCAGAAAGTGACCTCCCCCCTGAGCGGCTTTCCGCAATACGGGAAAGTGTCGTTGCCAAATCCTGTATTTGCACTGGGGTTGGCGGCTGCATAATATTGAAACATGGCATAGATCCAGACGCACGCCCAGCGGTGTGCTGTGGCCCTAACATTGTGAACTTTGGCAAAGTTGCTTCTCTGGAGGATATGGTTAGCCATATCTACGGACGACTGTCTCTCCTGACCGATTCTGACCGTCCGCACATGTTCATACGCGAGCTAATGCTCTACATTGATTATCTCCGCCGGGAACTTCAGAAGGTATCGGAAGGATTGTTGGACAGGACAACTAAGTACTTCCTGGACTTCAAGAAAAACCTGATCGCCGGTATCGAATATTACCGTTGTCTTGCCGAGCAATTCAGCCTGGAGCAGAGGGAACGTTTTCTGCGAGAGCTCGATGTCCTGTTCAAGGAAATAGATGACATTCTCCCCGGAACGACCGCTACAATACCTGTCAAAGGCGTCACATAAAGCCACACATGCGTTGGTCCGGCGGCAACCGCCATCACCTCATTTGTCTATGACCCTTCAGCAGGACCCATCCGATCCCAACGTGAGACAAGAGGCCTGCCAATAACATAATTTCGTACGGCAGGTTGACAATTGCACCCAGCATTATTGCAAAGATTCGCAAGTCCCTCTTGATGAGCTTGCCGAATAGACCACCTGGCGGCTTTGACCGGAAACGAATTACGTACTCCTTCTTGACGTAACTTGCCATGATAAAACCAGTTAGAGCGAATATTGCACCCAGCCATACGGCTGCATGCGGGTGAGCAAGCCAATATCCTAAAGAGACACCAGCCACAACTGCTGTGTCGGCATACCTATCCAGAATTGTATCAAACCACCCACCGAACCTGCTCGATTGGAATCTGAGCCGGGCAACCTCTCCATCGCACCCGTCAACGATTGAGGATAGCTGGATCACCAAACCGGCCAGGATCGTCCAGATATATCCGCCCAGACAGAACATGATTGCTCCAGTGATGCCGACCGCAAAGCTCATTAGTGAGATTCCATTGGGGCTGATAGGAGTGCGGGCAAGTATCTCAGAGATCCGGCGCGATACTGGACGATTTAGATAACGGGAAACAAAACCGTCTTCGTCGGGTTTTGACAGACTCTGCAGCAAGGCCCTCCTGGCACGACCCAGACTCTTCGGCGTATCGACGTCGAACCAGAACCGCTTGCCAATTGTGACGGCTCGGAATTCACGACTCCTAATCAGCTCCGCGAGTCCCGCTGAAAGGGAGTGCTGTCCTTTGTCCCTGGCTACTACCAGAGCATCAAACAGGGAGGGTTGACAGAGGAAGAGCCCAGTATCTACGGCATCGAAGGACGTTTCCCCTTTGCCGATACCGGTAATAACATTTCCATTCAGCTGGATTTTGGTGGCGTCTTCCAACTCAAACACACGGTCAGGATGAAGATCAACCGCCAGCAGACAATCAGTTGTATTCTTTCCTGCTGTAAGCAACAGTCGTAGAATCGCAGGATCGAAGAGGTGATCACACATCAACAGAAAAAAGGAACGACTTATGTAGGGAGCTGCTGATAGAGCGGAGGATCCATTCCCCTCTCTCCAATTCGGGTTTTCTACCGGTTGGATCAAGACGGATAACCTCTGCTCAAGTACATGCAGATAAGGGATCATTATGTCCGCATGATATCCAATCACCACGTAGAACTCCAGAACCCCAACCTCTTTGCACGACAAAATGGCTCTTTCCAGGAGAGTCAGACCGAGAATCGGGGTGAGAGGCTTTGGGCGTCCTCCATTCACTCCGTTCAGGCGGTGCCCCTCGCCAGCAGCCAGTATCACAGCAGGTGGTACAGTCCCCGTAGAGGCTGGGACTGCTGTTTCAGCTGTTATGTGCATACGGTATCACCTTTCAATTGTTGAACGAGAACTGCGTGCAGTTCGGGCGACCCGCTGGCAATGATCGAAAAACGTTGCGTAAGGTCTGTGATATCAGGAATCGGTTCTCCTTCCGGTCCGGATATGGTTCCTCCGGCCTCGGTAAG
Coding sequences within it:
- a CDS encoding ankyrin repeat domain-containing protein → MRITVFLITVILFICFSAAMAETTTNDILEASRSGDLELVQTTLDRDTTTIGIRNDRGSTALHFAAENGHLQIVELLLDRGADLEAIDVDGDTPLMGAAIRGHSEIFKMLLSRGADVDILNINENGVLHYAAMGGSVEIVDLLLDRGQNINTQVAQNQGGFTPLIMAVFRNKQEVVKFLLEKGADIEISDSYGRTPLSIAVQENKQELVKFLLDKGADIENLDCYAYTPLYLARATGNVDMVQLLLDNGANENKPVGMTARALNNENFNWKSKSSKHFRTYYLPGSVAERDIETLIKKNEAYLASHLALLGVEEYDKVIDFFYCDSQDQVKEISSYPDRAISSHVSKTILVTLNSEVNGHDSHEIMHIISLDVWGGWEWNHPTSQAWLSEGLATYADIPCNGYKPAELAAHILKNTEDSVPLDSLAIDFSQYPEMIGNILMASFVQFILDQYGMEHFHHLWMDRYEGFEDVFGKDVATVEQEWHKYMDTKYPNPQVPDWPDLTEHGCK
- a CDS encoding NTP transferase domain-containing protein, with product MILAAGEGHRLNGVNGGRPKPLTPILGLTLLERAILSCKEVGVLEFYVVIGYHADIMIPYLHVLEQRLSVLIQPVENPNWREGNGSSALSAAPYISRSFFLLMCDHLFDPAILRLLLTAGKNTTDCLLAVDLHPDRVFELEDATKIQLNGNVITGIGKGETSFDAVDTGLFLCQPSLFDALVVARDKGQHSLSAGLAELIRSREFRAVTIGKRFWFDVDTPKSLGRARRALLQSLSKPDEDGFVSRYLNRPVSRRISEILARTPISPNGISLMSFAVGITGAIMFCLGGYIWTILAGLVIQLSSIVDGCDGEVARLRFQSSRFGGWFDTILDRYADTAVVAGVSLGYWLAHPHAAVWLGAIFALTGFIMASYVKKEYVIRFRSKPPGGLFGKLIKRDLRIFAIMLGAIVNLPYEIMLLAGLLSHVGIGWVLLKGHRQMR